The following are from one region of the Leptospira terpstrae serovar Hualin str. LT 11-33 = ATCC 700639 genome:
- a CDS encoding PAS domain-containing protein produces MALNSSFSRIWQNPSDFPAEAVLRELENLLRSNPDFWLKINRDGIIVDYKTSRFVNIGDKPETLLGKHIDEGLPTYLREITAEALAYLSEKKSQVFWKEYSYGVEPNIRHVEVRFVVLYEGYIMSNHRDITERKRLENAFLESESRFLSMAQNAADSIIIINDEGIIQFFNKTAEKTFGYSHEEVIGKKCYDYYS; encoded by the coding sequence ATGGCACTTAATTCTTCATTTTCCCGGATTTGGCAGAATCCTTCCGACTTTCCAGCGGAAGCTGTGTTACGGGAATTGGAAAACCTTCTCCGGTCCAATCCAGACTTTTGGCTTAAAATCAATCGCGATGGAATCATTGTTGATTATAAAACTTCCCGATTTGTGAACATTGGAGACAAACCTGAGACCCTTTTAGGTAAACATATAGATGAAGGCCTTCCCACATACCTTCGTGAAATCACTGCAGAAGCTCTGGCTTATTTATCTGAGAAAAAAAGTCAGGTGTTTTGGAAAGAGTATTCTTATGGAGTTGAACCAAACATTCGTCATGTGGAAGTTCGATTTGTGGTTTTGTATGAAGGATACATCATGTCCAATCATCGGGACATCACAGAAAGAAAACGATTAGAAAATGCATTTTTAGAAAGTGAATCTAGATTTCTTTCCATGGCACAGAATGCTGCCGATTCCATTATCATTATCAACGATGAAGGAATTATTCAATTTTTTAATAAAACTGCTGAGAAAACATTTGGTTATAGTCATGAAGAAGTAATCGGTAAAAAATGTTACGATTATTATTCCTGA
- a CDS encoding Vgb family protein: MKTKLILFLILFTYFPLYAFEIEVKDAKGRPLDLVMVTVKAEKPQVAPRDDHGYPPEGLVFTITPEVTMFTNPNGRVQVPFPYSPSVIVRLRKIGYKDQNLRSFPSGSSQSFRMENVVDKNALVAQYPSNSWVAALDFGEDKNLRKTYLEQCGFCHQQGSFFMRRAFTEGDWEEIINRMMGYGARPHGKAKKKLPAILSHAYVDLLKHPERVQPGRPWGKELHGAVIREWPMGDSFSQMHDLLYHKKSGLVYVGDNIQDRLWEIDTNTGKTVVYKVPKQPEDELGGLLPGRLRSFQKHETYVGLHSLAESPVDGHIFITPSLQKRITEFDPVTKKFTDHMFADGLYPHTVRIDDEDRVWFTLALSNQVGMFDRKKNTFKNYNLPARTTKESFSLWISGFIVKLMNWGFPMHLLPVDERVSGMPLPYGIDIAPNGNVWFTRLHADTIGVINPKDDSFKLIETPFQGPRRLRIDKDNHIWISAFPEGSIAKYTPEDGKFKLYPLPTAVDGVETPYSLNVDRKRNLVWVNGTSSDNLMAMDIKTEEWKVYPMSRKVTFTRDVEFATDGKAYTCNGAFPSWHIEDGQPTLMEIKQSK, from the coding sequence ATGAAAACTAAACTAATCCTCTTTTTAATTCTTTTCACCTACTTTCCGTTATATGCTTTTGAAATTGAAGTAAAAGATGCTAAAGGTAGACCTTTAGATTTAGTGATGGTCACTGTCAAAGCAGAAAAACCACAAGTGGCACCACGAGATGATCATGGATATCCACCAGAAGGTTTGGTTTTTACGATCACACCAGAAGTAACTATGTTTACCAATCCCAATGGCCGAGTGCAAGTTCCCTTTCCTTACTCCCCTTCTGTGATAGTACGTTTGCGTAAGATTGGATACAAAGACCAAAACTTACGAAGTTTTCCTTCTGGATCGAGTCAGTCCTTTCGAATGGAAAACGTAGTGGATAAGAATGCACTAGTAGCTCAGTACCCTTCCAATAGTTGGGTGGCCGCTTTAGATTTTGGGGAAGATAAGAATTTAAGAAAAACTTACTTAGAACAATGCGGGTTCTGTCACCAACAAGGTAGTTTTTTTATGCGCCGAGCTTTTACAGAAGGAGATTGGGAAGAGATCATCAATCGTATGATGGGGTATGGCGCAAGGCCTCATGGCAAAGCCAAAAAAAAACTCCCAGCCATTCTTTCACATGCTTATGTAGATTTGCTGAAACATCCTGAACGTGTGCAACCTGGCAGACCTTGGGGGAAAGAACTTCATGGTGCAGTGATTCGAGAATGGCCTATGGGTGATAGTTTTTCTCAGATGCATGACCTTTTGTATCATAAAAAATCAGGTCTCGTGTATGTGGGTGACAATATCCAAGATAGACTTTGGGAAATCGATACAAACACAGGTAAGACGGTTGTTTATAAAGTTCCGAAACAACCAGAGGATGAACTAGGAGGACTACTACCAGGAAGGTTACGTTCCTTCCAAAAACATGAAACCTACGTGGGCCTTCATTCCTTAGCAGAGTCTCCAGTCGATGGACATATATTTATCACACCTTCTTTACAAAAACGCATCACTGAATTTGATCCAGTGACAAAAAAATTTACGGATCATATGTTTGCTGATGGGTTGTATCCTCATACGGTTCGTATAGATGATGAAGATAGAGTTTGGTTTACACTCGCACTTTCAAACCAAGTAGGAATGTTTGATCGTAAAAAAAATACATTCAAAAATTACAATCTTCCCGCAAGGACTACGAAAGAAAGTTTTAGTTTGTGGATCAGTGGTTTCATTGTCAAACTGATGAACTGGGGATTCCCCATGCATTTATTGCCAGTGGATGAACGTGTGAGTGGAATGCCACTTCCTTATGGTATCGATATCGCACCTAACGGAAATGTATGGTTCACTCGTTTACATGCAGATACCATTGGAGTCATCAATCCCAAAGATGATAGTTTTAAGTTGATTGAAACTCCTTTCCAAGGACCACGACGATTGCGAATTGATAAAGACAATCATATTTGGATCTCAGCCTTTCCCGAAGGTTCTATTGCAAAATACACTCCTGAAGATGGAAAATTCAAACTCTATCCACTGCCCACAGCCGTTGACGGTGTAGAAACACCTTACTCTCTCAATGTAGATCGAAAAAGAAATCTGGTTTGGGTGAATGGCACTTCCTCAGACAACCTGATGGCAATGGATATCAAAACGGAAGAATGGAAAGTGTATCCCATGAGCAGAAAAGTTACTTTTACTAGAGATGTTGAATTTGCTACTGATGGAAAGGCTTATACTTGTAATGGAGCATTTCCTAGTTGGCATATTGAAGATGGACAACCCACACTTATGGAAATCAAACAATCAAAATGA
- a CDS encoding quinone-dependent dihydroorotate dehydrogenase, with protein sequence MFYNHLIKPILFHLDPESAHHLVSGFLSLSQKIPFFHKTLSSLFEYKSERLKQTIQGIQFPNPLGLAAGFDKTTELFPTMIHMGFGFIEVGTITAKEQPGNEKPRLFRYPTQKALINRMGFNNPGADMAESNLKNQQKDGVRGINAGKSKVTELENAVSDYVYTLKKLVPYGDYAVINISSPNTPGLRSLQTKKSLIELIEGIQSAFEGKFPIPLYLKFAPDLSEEELVENLKVCLDYKINGVILTNTTLDKKILREDNPPEGGLSGGPLFEKSLRFVSIAYKTLKGKIPIIGVGGIDSGEKALRMMEAGANLIQIYTAYIYEGPFLPYQICCYLDKAVKEKGLSHISELIGTGNSL encoded by the coding sequence TTGTTCTACAATCACCTCATCAAACCAATCCTGTTTCATTTAGATCCAGAATCGGCACACCATCTTGTGTCAGGTTTCCTTTCGCTTTCCCAAAAGATTCCATTTTTCCATAAAACTCTTTCCTCTCTTTTTGAATACAAATCAGAAAGATTAAAACAGACCATCCAAGGAATTCAGTTTCCCAATCCATTAGGACTTGCAGCAGGATTTGATAAAACTACGGAACTTTTTCCCACAATGATCCATATGGGATTTGGATTCATCGAAGTGGGTACCATCACTGCGAAAGAACAACCAGGCAATGAAAAACCTCGTCTCTTTCGTTATCCCACACAAAAGGCACTCATCAACCGGATGGGATTCAACAACCCTGGTGCCGATATGGCAGAATCCAATTTAAAGAACCAACAAAAAGACGGAGTTCGTGGGATCAATGCTGGCAAATCCAAAGTCACAGAATTAGAAAATGCGGTAAGTGATTATGTATATACTTTAAAAAAATTAGTTCCTTATGGGGACTATGCTGTGATCAATATTAGTTCACCGAATACTCCAGGATTACGTTCTCTCCAAACCAAAAAAAGTCTCATCGAACTCATCGAAGGAATCCAATCTGCATTTGAAGGAAAATTTCCCATTCCTTTGTATTTAAAATTTGCTCCTGATTTGTCAGAAGAAGAGTTAGTGGAAAATCTAAAAGTTTGTTTGGATTATAAAATTAATGGTGTCATTCTCACCAACACTACATTAGATAAAAAAATACTCAGGGAAGATAATCCCCCAGAAGGAGGACTCTCCGGTGGACCACTCTTCGAAAAATCCCTTCGCTTTGTATCCATTGCTTACAAAACTCTCAAAGGAAAAATTCCGATTATCGGTGTGGGAGGAATTGACTCTGGAGAAAAAGCTCTCCGAATGATGGAAGCAGGTGCCAACCTCATTCAAATTTATACTGCTTATATTTATGAAGGACCATTCCTACCTTACCAAATTTGTTGTTACCTAGACAAAGCGGTGAAAGAAAAAGGTCTCTCCCATATCTCCGAACTTATAGGAACCGGAAACTCATTATGA
- a CDS encoding MFS transporter: MNPKENYNQGQIIRFLSASFLGFLAGHLTNYSVILYAQDVWNADALAGLGFGLCFGVPLILGWFAGAWCDSYSPQKLAQGAHLSFLVSLGLLHLSSRIEGELSVILYLLGAGFAGVGWSVLAPARMSLLGRLAGERQVKLAVVFNILVMLGFGAAPPILAFCRKINSWEMVHQTGAILFLIAMSLLIGIKTDGLGKSSSAWDRILRGVSYAKNHPLLKQTLLFSIVIYCSMGPVQVMMPRYAKGVLLLGELERGFFLGALALALLVGGGVSLKLAKTVGYGKMILLSGFICGLGFIGIGFSTIVWVSVLFLLFSGFGAGASISLIVAILQSEVTTEYRGRLVSLYTITSQVVPAVSGLLSGLLLVKIPIATAVLTAGTAITLIVVLSTIRLDILRNYER, from the coding sequence ATGAATCCAAAAGAAAACTATAACCAAGGCCAAATCATTCGTTTTTTATCGGCATCTTTTTTAGGATTTTTAGCAGGCCACCTAACAAACTATAGTGTTATTTTGTATGCCCAAGATGTTTGGAATGCAGATGCATTAGCAGGATTAGGATTTGGTTTGTGTTTTGGAGTGCCACTGATCCTTGGTTGGTTTGCCGGCGCCTGGTGTGATTCTTACTCTCCACAAAAATTGGCGCAAGGCGCTCACTTATCCTTTTTAGTTTCTCTTGGTTTGCTCCATCTGTCTTCTCGAATCGAAGGAGAGTTATCCGTTATCTTATATCTCTTAGGTGCAGGCTTTGCCGGTGTGGGTTGGTCTGTTCTTGCACCTGCACGTATGTCTTTACTTGGAAGACTTGCAGGGGAACGCCAAGTAAAGTTAGCAGTTGTCTTTAATATTCTTGTGATGCTTGGTTTTGGGGCCGCTCCTCCCATCCTTGCCTTCTGCCGAAAAATCAATTCTTGGGAAATGGTCCACCAAACGGGCGCTATTCTCTTTTTAATTGCAATGTCTCTTCTCATTGGCATCAAAACTGATGGACTCGGAAAATCTTCCTCTGCATGGGATCGAATTTTGCGTGGAGTATCTTATGCAAAAAACCATCCCCTCCTCAAACAAACCCTACTTTTTTCCATAGTGATCTATTGTTCTATGGGTCCTGTTCAAGTTATGATGCCTAGATATGCCAAAGGAGTTTTGTTACTGGGAGAACTGGAACGTGGCTTCTTTTTGGGAGCTCTGGCTCTTGCTTTGTTAGTTGGTGGTGGAGTCTCCTTAAAACTCGCAAAAACGGTGGGTTACGGTAAGATGATCCTCCTTTCTGGATTCATTTGTGGATTGGGATTTATAGGCATTGGATTTAGTACCATTGTCTGGGTATCTGTTTTATTTTTACTATTCAGCGGATTTGGAGCCGGGGCCAGCATCAGTCTTATCGTGGCAATCCTGCAATCAGAAGTGACTACTGAATATAGAGGTAGGCTTGTGAGTTTGTATACAATCACAAGCCAAGTGGTTCCTGCTGTATCCGGACTTTTATCTGGACTACTTCTGGTTAAGATACCAATAGCAACTGCAGTCCTCACTGCGGGAACCGCAATCACTCTGATTGTGGTTTTAAGCACAATCAGATTAGATATTCTTAGAAATTATGAACGATAA
- a CDS encoding RluA family pseudouridine synthase, translated as MKQKTNTRFLPKGLTILHEDRDILIVDKPAGLLTIATESEKSKTAYAALMDYVKKGSDRSKNRIFIVHRLDRETSGILVFAKTETAKQTLQESWEKTKKIYLAVSHGVWKEKAGTIQSFLVESKAHRVYSTDEPELGKLSKTKFKVLKETNLYSLLEIELLTGRKNQIRVHFSDKKHPIVGDTKYGNDTKSYPRMALHSFSIQLTHPFSKELLTFETKIPSFISGLVGGYERNVNET; from the coding sequence ATGAAACAAAAGACCAATACCCGTTTTTTACCCAAAGGCCTTACCATTTTACATGAAGACCGCGACATTCTCATTGTAGACAAACCGGCGGGACTGCTCACAATCGCAACCGAATCTGAAAAATCAAAAACTGCCTATGCTGCCCTTATGGATTACGTGAAAAAAGGGAGCGATCGTTCTAAAAATAGAATCTTTATCGTTCATAGGTTGGATCGGGAAACATCGGGGATTTTGGTTTTTGCAAAAACAGAAACAGCAAAACAAACTCTTCAAGAATCCTGGGAGAAAACAAAAAAAATCTATCTTGCAGTTAGCCATGGAGTTTGGAAAGAAAAGGCAGGCACCATCCAATCTTTTCTTGTAGAATCCAAAGCACACCGTGTTTATTCTACCGACGAACCTGAGTTAGGAAAACTTTCCAAAACAAAATTCAAAGTATTAAAAGAAACCAACTTATATTCTTTATTGGAAATAGAACTACTTACTGGTCGCAAAAACCAAATTCGTGTCCACTTCTCAGACAAAAAACATCCCATCGTCGGCGATACAAAGTATGGAAACGATACAAAATCTTATCCTCGAATGGCATTACATTCTTTTTCAATCCAATTGACTCATCCGTTTTCCAAAGAATTACTTACATTTGAAACAAAAATCCCAAGTTTTATCTCAGGTCTTGTCGGTGGGTATGAAAGGAATGTAAATGAAACATAA
- a CDS encoding HAD family hydrolase → MKHKGFIFDMDGVVVDNHSFHFKAWMEFSKKYDFPLDAEIYRDTFNGKTNADLFRMIFGNISDQKIKQYGDEKESWYQELYKNEMKPHTGLLDFLKFLKDNHLKIALGTSAPTMNVNFTLDSLSLRDFFDVIVDGPMVSQGKPHPQVYELCAKGLGLNPKDCVVFEDSLAGLQSGKSAGCSIIGVATSHTEQELKSHVSQIIRDFNDSTVFHL, encoded by the coding sequence ATGAAACATAAAGGATTTATCTTCGATATGGATGGAGTTGTTGTTGATAACCATTCCTTTCATTTCAAAGCTTGGATGGAATTTTCTAAAAAGTATGATTTTCCACTAGATGCAGAAATCTATAGAGATACATTTAATGGCAAAACCAATGCTGACCTTTTCCGAATGATCTTTGGAAATATATCAGATCAAAAAATCAAACAGTATGGCGATGAAAAAGAAAGTTGGTACCAAGAATTATATAAAAACGAAATGAAACCCCATACTGGTCTTCTAGATTTTTTAAAATTTTTAAAAGACAATCATCTAAAGATTGCTCTTGGAACCTCAGCTCCCACAATGAATGTCAACTTCACGTTAGATTCTTTATCTCTTAGAGATTTTTTTGATGTGATTGTAGATGGACCAATGGTAAGTCAAGGCAAACCCCATCCGCAAGTCTATGAACTCTGTGCAAAAGGTTTGGGACTAAATCCTAAAGATTGTGTAGTGTTTGAAGATTCTCTAGCAGGTTTACAATCAGGGAAATCGGCAGGATGTTCCATTATTGGTGTGGCCACATCCCATACGGAACAAGAACTAAAAAGTCATGTAAGCCAAATCATCCGCGACTTCAATGATTCCACTGTCTTTCATTTATAA
- a CDS encoding EAL domain-containing protein, with protein sequence MQVNHYVPLFQPIFSVEEQTVVAYESLGRIREESGKLISIPEFSDPHVSALRMSVIDRQLLGLALTKIQSTNDLLFVNMSPDQVILEYEESRSNTLPISDLVNSYGIPLNRIVIEITEKSGSYGTDVLAAGVELLREQGFGIALDDVGSESSNLERLGAIKPDIIKIDLNLLKKSIEKREFQSILEYLKQISLSIGSQLLFEGIETEEELYRAIGSGASLLQGYFLGRPSDLNHDKQSICDTVVPHLQIYHERKRKEVATEIEFEKQIKSKLNTINLKTIKLDNRVIIDPNSFFKIDTHVQRVYVTDWLGTQVSPYYERTSEMGFTENLQLIQKNWSYMPFFYKHVKQVFRDSENWQVSDPYWDKELKKNVIVLSRVNEMGYSFFVDLTLD encoded by the coding sequence ATGCAAGTGAATCATTATGTCCCTTTATTTCAGCCCATCTTTTCCGTAGAGGAACAGACGGTGGTTGCGTACGAATCACTGGGCCGCATACGAGAAGAAAGTGGGAAGTTAATTTCGATTCCAGAGTTTAGCGATCCTCATGTATCAGCACTTCGGATGAGTGTTATCGATAGACAGTTACTTGGACTTGCACTAACTAAAATACAATCAACGAATGATCTTTTATTTGTAAACATGTCTCCCGACCAAGTCATTTTGGAATATGAAGAAAGCCGTTCTAATACATTACCAATTTCAGATTTGGTAAATAGTTATGGGATTCCTTTAAATCGAATCGTGATTGAGATCACTGAAAAATCTGGAAGTTACGGAACTGATGTATTGGCTGCTGGAGTGGAACTTTTAAGAGAACAAGGATTTGGAATTGCATTGGATGACGTAGGATCTGAATCTTCCAACTTAGAACGATTAGGTGCTATTAAACCTGACATCATCAAAATCGATTTGAATTTATTAAAAAAATCCATCGAAAAGAGAGAATTCCAATCCATTTTAGAATATTTAAAACAAATTTCATTAAGTATTGGTTCTCAATTGTTATTTGAAGGAATTGAAACAGAAGAAGAATTGTATCGTGCCATTGGTTCTGGGGCGAGTCTTTTACAAGGTTATTTTTTAGGAAGACCATCAGATCTAAATCATGATAAACAAAGTATTTGTGATACTGTAGTACCACACTTACAAATATATCATGAAAGGAAACGAAAAGAGGTCGCTACTGAAATCGAATTTGAAAAACAAATAAAATCAAAACTCAATACAATCAATTTAAAAACAATAAAATTGGATAATCGAGTGATTATTGATCCAAATTCTTTCTTCAAAATTGATACCCATGTCCAAAGAGTTTATGTGACTGATTGGTTGGGTACACAAGTTTCGCCTTATTATGAAAGGACAAGTGAGATGGGTTTTACAGAAAACCTTCAATTAATTCAGAAAAACTGGTCTTATATGCCATTCTTTTATAAACATGTAAAACAAGTATTTAGAGATTCTGAAAATTGGCAAGTCAGCGATCCTTATTGGGATAAAGAATTAAAAAAGAACGTAATAGTATTATCTCGAGTGAACGAAATGGGTTATTCCTTTTTTGTGGACTTAACTTTAGATTGA
- a CDS encoding response regulator produces MINLLAVDDEMINLMIIDESLSDKGFNVVKAKDGEEAFQILSSDSTLFHAIILDRLMPKMDGIELLKKIKRSEKYKDIPVIFQTAMSSITDMTEGLDAGAFYYLTKPYSRTLLVRIVQTAVEHFIKLQRAKEDLHKGMGALRHMITGEFRIRSIRESHELAPLLANACPDPERVLTGIMEILNNAIEHGNLGISYQEKSELHDNDKLMEEIFRRLETPEFKDKFVKVTFEKNDHHIEIRVSDQGKGFDWQRYLSVEAMTKNAFKTHGRGIFMARKLSFDDLSYTDEGRTAVIRIDLSNKQGNLLTDFQE; encoded by the coding sequence ATGATTAACTTACTAGCAGTAGACGATGAAATGATCAATTTGATGATCATTGACGAGTCGCTTTCTGATAAAGGTTTTAATGTTGTTAAAGCAAAAGACGGGGAAGAAGCATTTCAAATCCTCAGTTCTGATTCTACATTGTTTCATGCAATTATTTTGGATCGGCTCATGCCAAAGATGGATGGAATTGAACTCTTAAAAAAAATCAAACGCTCTGAAAAGTATAAAGACATTCCTGTTATTTTCCAAACTGCTATGAGTTCCATCACCGATATGACAGAAGGATTGGATGCAGGAGCTTTTTATTACCTTACCAAACCTTACTCAAGAACTTTATTGGTTCGAATTGTTCAAACAGCAGTAGAACACTTTATCAAACTCCAACGTGCAAAAGAAGACCTCCATAAAGGAATGGGAGCTCTTAGGCATATGATCACTGGAGAGTTTAGAATTCGTTCCATTCGAGAGTCACATGAGTTAGCACCACTTCTTGCCAATGCATGTCCAGATCCCGAACGTGTGTTAACTGGGATCATGGAAATTTTAAACAATGCCATTGAACATGGAAATTTGGGTATATCCTATCAAGAAAAATCGGAACTCCATGATAACGACAAACTTATGGAAGAAATTTTTAGAAGGTTAGAAACTCCAGAATTCAAAGATAAATTTGTTAAAGTTACTTTTGAAAAAAATGATCATCATATAGAAATTCGTGTGAGTGACCAAGGCAAAGGGTTTGATTGGCAAAGGTATTTGTCGGTGGAAGCAATGACAAAAAATGCCTTCAAAACGCATGGTCGTGGGATTTTTATGGCTCGTAAATTGTCATTTGATGATCTTTCTTACACTGACGAAGGAAGGACTGCCGTCATTCGCATTGACCTATCCAACAAACAAGGAAATTTACTCACCGACTTTCAAGAATAA
- a CDS encoding DUF2804 domain-containing protein, with the protein MFRIKPHLLNNLGIIYICFCIFNCSNAKLEPGQVVDQHGKTIILIPEPGANPTIQKEIKSSIPLLLADGNLNVSGWSRYPHFQINESFIKADPKRYKRWEHYTFYNEKFGGAVTITDIGNLAMGSIELLEFATGKVLFSKTELVRPGEIFFPTNTTDPIEFKKGNQFIRIIKLKDKRIIEYSIVGDSSSEFIKGNFELEEKAPEALAVITPFSESTFFYEYKMPSLLCKGSIQYNNITYEFNDKSYAVLDWGRGTWPEKNKWLWAAGAGLVQGELLSLNLGYGFGISTNATENGIVYKGKVHKLDKVTWKYDITDYKKPWKFISNEGRLELEFTPVYLLHSDIDLMGMIGFLKQLYQNFTFSEILDLLKTEAYLNKAFGHYNGYVILDNGTKLEVKDLAGFAEQMYQQW; encoded by the coding sequence ATGTTTCGAATCAAACCACATCTGCTAAACAACTTAGGAATTATATACATTTGTTTTTGCATATTCAATTGTTCTAATGCTAAACTAGAACCAGGTCAAGTTGTAGACCAACACGGAAAAACCATCATCTTAATTCCCGAACCTGGCGCAAATCCTACCATTCAAAAGGAAATCAAAAGTTCAATTCCACTTTTATTAGCAGATGGAAATTTAAATGTCTCTGGTTGGTCGAGATATCCTCATTTTCAAATCAACGAATCTTTTATAAAAGCGGATCCAAAACGATACAAACGTTGGGAACATTACACATTTTATAATGAAAAGTTTGGTGGGGCAGTGACCATCACGGATATTGGAAATTTAGCGATGGGTAGCATCGAACTTTTAGAGTTTGCCACTGGGAAAGTTCTTTTTTCTAAAACAGAATTAGTGAGACCAGGGGAAATATTTTTTCCAACCAACACAACTGATCCGATTGAATTTAAAAAAGGAAATCAATTCATTCGAATTATAAAACTAAAAGACAAAAGAATCATTGAATATTCCATTGTCGGTGATTCTAGTTCTGAATTCATTAAGGGTAATTTTGAGTTAGAAGAAAAAGCACCGGAGGCTCTGGCTGTCATCACTCCCTTTTCTGAATCTACATTTTTTTATGAATATAAAATGCCTAGTTTACTTTGTAAAGGCTCCATCCAATACAACAATATTACTTATGAATTTAATGACAAAAGTTATGCGGTGCTCGATTGGGGAAGAGGGACCTGGCCTGAAAAAAACAAATGGCTTTGGGCTGCCGGTGCTGGCCTTGTCCAAGGTGAATTACTCAGTCTAAATTTGGGTTATGGTTTTGGAATTTCAACCAATGCCACCGAGAATGGAATTGTTTACAAAGGTAAAGTTCATAAACTCGATAAAGTTACTTGGAAGTATGATATCACAGATTATAAAAAACCATGGAAATTCATCAGTAACGAAGGGCGGTTGGAATTGGAATTTACACCAGTTTACCTATTGCATTCAGACATTGATTTAATGGGTATGATAGGTTTTTTAAAACAATTGTATCAAAACTTCACTTTCTCTGAAATTTTAGACCTACTCAAAACAGAAGCCTATTTAAATAAAGCATTTGGACATTACAATGGTTATGTGATATTGGACAATGGAACCAAGTTAGAAGTGAAAGACCTTGCTGGTTTTGCAGAACAAATGTACCAGCAGTGGTAA
- a CDS encoding PAS domain-containing sensor histidine kinase: MIIPDGYRNKHDTFLKRYKETGVQHIIGVGRELVAQRKSGEIFPCELSVGEFKTKTGKMFTGILRDISLRKQQEEELYQYRNHLEDLVESQTMDLKMSKNIAEEASYMKSLFLANISHELKTPIHAILSYAELGEEKSASVPPEKIKEYFQIIDSSGKRLLGLLENLLDIAKLESGKMRYLFEKNCLKETTKFVINEMRVILEKRGITVVLLDKEERWEAEFDYERIQQVIRNILSNALKFIPNDTNIEISMVRREFIPRKTQSYVNGIGIQIRDFGPGIPPEDLDKIFEKFIQSKQVKAGTKGTGLGLSISREIVNDHHGLLYAENHEERGAIFTMLIPCSREGLR, encoded by the coding sequence ATTATTATTCCTGATGGGTATAGAAACAAACATGATACTTTCCTGAAAAGATATAAAGAAACAGGTGTACAACATATCATTGGTGTGGGAAGGGAACTAGTCGCACAACGAAAGTCAGGTGAAATATTCCCTTGTGAATTGTCCGTGGGTGAATTCAAAACCAAAACTGGGAAAATGTTTACGGGAATTTTGCGTGACATTAGTCTTCGGAAACAACAAGAAGAAGAACTTTATCAATATAGAAATCATTTAGAAGATTTGGTAGAAAGCCAAACTATGGACTTAAAAATGTCCAAAAATATTGCAGAAGAAGCATCCTATATGAAATCACTTTTTCTCGCCAATATCTCTCACGAACTAAAAACACCTATCCATGCAATTTTGAGTTATGCAGAACTGGGGGAAGAAAAATCAGCTTCCGTCCCACCAGAAAAAATTAAAGAATACTTTCAAATCATCGATTCTTCAGGAAAACGATTGTTAGGTTTATTGGAAAATCTGTTAGATATTGCCAAACTAGAGTCTGGTAAAATGCGATATCTATTTGAAAAAAATTGCCTGAAAGAGACTACAAAATTTGTAATCAACGAAATGCGTGTAATCCTGGAAAAAAGGGGGATCACAGTTGTTTTACTAGATAAGGAAGAACGTTGGGAAGCAGAGTTTGATTATGAGCGAATCCAACAAGTAATACGAAATATTTTATCAAATGCATTAAAATTCATTCCAAATGACACTAATATTGAAATTAGTATGGTTCGAAGAGAATTTATTCCGAGAAAAACTCAGTCATATGTGAACGGTATCGGAATACAAATTCGTGACTTTGGACCAGGCATTCCTCCAGAAGATTTGGATAAAATTTTTGAAAAGTTCATCCAGTCCAAACAAGTGAAAGCAGGAACAAAAGGAACGGGACTCGGATTGTCCATTTCCAGAGAAATTGTCAATGACCACCACGGGTTGTTGTATGCCGAGAACCATGAAGAAAGGGGAGCAATTTTTACTATGTTAATTCCTTGTTCTCGTGAAGGACTCAGATGA